The following DNA comes from Candidatus Margulisiibacteriota bacterium.
TCCAATTTGAATTAAGTGAAGCTGTCTGCTGACTTAACCAAGAAGAGGTGTTGCTCATTTTTCCCATCATTGTCTCAAGTTCTGTAAATTGTTTTCGAAGTCTTTCTTCCTCAATAGATAGTCTATCTTCCATGCTAGTTATCTGATTATCAATAAGAGCCATTTCTGCAGTAGTACTGTCCATCACATTACTAATAGAGCCAATTGAAGCATCGGTAATAGAGCTAATCTTATAATCAAAATATTTAGAAAGACCTACTGGCTGATATGTTTGTATTTCTGCTAACTTAACATCTCCTCCACCAACTGTGGTTATATTATTAAACCTTATTTTACTTGCGTACAAATTGCTTAAAGAATTCATTGAAATATCTTTTTTTGTATTATTTGTTACACTAGCATGGTCTTTCCAGCCAGAACCATTCCAATATTGTAAGACAAAGCTTTTTACTACATCGCTTGGAGAAGTGTTCGTTCCGAACAAACTAAACGAAGTTATATTTGTTTTTTTACCAAAATCTAGTTCTATGCTACTTCCATTAGCCCCCTGCCACCCAGTCGTTCCGGCAAGCAAGGAGGTCTCTCCTGTGTTCCCGTCTTTCACGCCTTGAATATTTCCAGCAGTTGTTGAAGATGCAGTTAACGTTGCAGAAGTCATCGCATTATGATTATAAGTAAAAAAATCTTTAACATCTTCAAAATTGTCTTGTAGAACCTGATTAAACTTCGACTTATTAAAAGACAAGGAACCATCCAGCTCTAACTTCATGCCAACTTGTGAAACAGCTTTAATTGTTCCATTTAGCTCACTTGCTCCTTTGCTTATATAAGAAAAAAGATCCTGCTGAACAAGCATCAGGTTGGTGTCTCCAAACAAAGGGTTCGTAACTCCAGAAGTTGAATCATACTTGAGCTGTTCTTTGATTTTATCCATCACAGTATTATAGTTTTCTACAAATTGTTCTGCTACTGCAGCGATCTCTTCATAATTATTTGTAACAGTAACTGTTACTTGGCTAGAAGAAGCCTCTTTCAAATTAAGTGTCATGCCTGAAATAAAATTACTCACTGTATTACTTGAGTTTTTCACAAAAACAGCCTGACTCGAGGTAGGATTACCCATTGTTATCAAGGAGTTTTTTGCCTGTACTGCTGTGTTAAACTGTAAATTCTCAACTCCACTACTAATCGCAAAAGAACCATTTCTGCCAGATTGTGTGGAAGTTAAAATAAGCCTGTATGGATCGGATGAGCCATCATTAATAATTGAAGCAGAAAGATTTATACCTAAGCCATTAATTGCTGTTTGCAAATCTTTTAAAGTATAATCCTCTGTAACGTTAATCACTTTCTTAAAAGAACCATTTATTTCTCCAGCAGTAGAAGACCCCAAAATACCCAAACTTTTTGCTGTCCCAGCAGTACCATTTTCCACAACAGAAATATTGCCACCATTAGTGTCTGTAATTAAAAGTCCATCCCCTGTAGCATTTATACTAGCTTTTACGTGGTAAGAACCAGTGTCTGAAGCAAAATTGATAGCATCTATCACTTCGCCCATATTTGTTAAGGTTGTGCTACTTAAATTCACACTAAAAGCATTACCATCGCTATTTGTTATACTAATGCTTCCTCTTTTAAACCCTACGCCTTGATTCAGGTCAGAAAGTAAAGACGTCCTGGTTAAATATTTAAAACCTAAACTGCTACCTGTAATTTTTCCATCTGAAGAACTACCTATATTTTCATCCGTATGCAGACCTAAATCTCTGGAAGTATTAGAGTCCGTAATGGTAAAACTTCCTCCGTTGCTTTTATATAGCTCTAGTCCAGTGCCAGAATTATTTATCCTAGCCATAACTCCGGTATCTGCACTCTCAGCATTAATTTTATTAATTACTTCTAT
Coding sequences within:
- the fliD gene encoding flagellar filament capping protein FliD; translation: KESTWGSISADLVSLQVSNYTLSRTATFGAKSAVSSNEGILSLSASVSANAGSYSFYVNQLAQSEQLTSAGFSNSTTAKLVASAKEITIESGNAKLQRFTELTSLNGGNGVSRGSIFVQDRDGNGSTIDLSAAQDIYDVIEAINTSGLKLSAGVNASGDGINVGYTGSSTSNNLIVRNVGNGTMATDLGIDTGASGVAANQQAGSGVYYLASSMSLSHLNSELGVEKGSFVLNNGADDYKIDISGAKTVGDIISLINSSGSGITASISADKKSISLSGTDITVSESGNATVAKELGLMGINGTGSDGMAIVGGLGSVLNTSLSGATGNGIRAGSFDIIGDIASTITVASQDSIIEVINKINAESADTGVMARINNSGTGLELYKSNGGSFTITDSNTSRDLGLHTDENIGSSSDGKITGSSLGFKYLTRTSLLSDLNQGVGFKRGSISITNSDGNAFSVNLSSTTLTNMGEVIDAINFASDTGSYHVKASINATGDGLLITDTNGGNISVVENGTAGTAKSLGILGSSTAGEINGSFKKVINVTEDYTLKDLQTAINGLGINLSASIINDGSSDPYRLILTSTQSGRNGSFAISSGVENLQFNTAVQAKNSLITMGNPTSSQAVFVKNSSNTVSNFISGMTLNLKEASSSQVTVTVTNNYEEIAAVAEQFVENYNTVMDKIKEQLKYDSTSGVTNPLFGDTNLMLVQQDLFSYISKGASELNGTIKAVSQVGMKLELDGSLSFNKSKFNQVLQDNFEDVKDFFTYNHNAMTSATLTASSTTAGNIQGVKDGNTGETSLLAGTTGWQGANGSSIELDFGKKTNITSFSLFGTNTSPSDVVKSFVLQYWNGSGWKDHASVTNNTKKDISMNSLSNLYASKIRFNNITTVGGGDVKLAEIQTYQPVGLSKYFDYKISSITDASIGSISNVMDSTTAEMALIDNQITSMEDRLSIEEERLRKQFTELETMMGKMSNTSSWLSQQTASLNSNWSYK